The proteins below come from a single Chloroflexota bacterium genomic window:
- a CDS encoding PD-(D/E)XK nuclease family protein, with the protein MWSPRCTGATRRFACGPCSATAWSRRAWDISTVPSIFRKTASVMDSTKRSWSYSKGNLLEVCERQLFFHYLAGARRNSRKPLLKEVAILRQLKTLSAWVGDLLHTTVAKSLKELANGHRWSVEDLREKAADLAERQWNFSERKLYRQVAPTRAGEEFGAIFEHEYGIQLPLDTFSRILTTIRTCLDNFGDIRDTLRIPQILATANRVWIEPPTFGPGATAFDFETTKVTVKVDLAVRNSDGRFAIYDWKTGKSDARSYSGQMECYLLWPHLALSIELRDTTAYAVNLETPQVEAFTLDPEAKWNRLAVIRRSVENISALMVDPDTGVADIRDFSYARHVKICERCPFQRICREW; encoded by the coding sequence ATGTGGAGCCCAAGATGTACTGGCGCAACCAGGAGATTCGCCTGCGGCCCCTGTTCGGCAACCGCCTGGAGCCGCAGGGCGTGGGACATTTCTACAGTCCCTTCAATATTCCGTAAGACAGCAAGCGTTATGGACTCGACAAAGCGATCATGGTCGTATTCGAAAGGCAACCTGCTAGAAGTCTGCGAGCGACAGCTATTCTTTCATTACTTGGCTGGAGCGCGTCGCAATTCAAGGAAGCCTTTGTTGAAAGAGGTGGCGATTCTGCGGCAACTAAAAACACTCTCGGCGTGGGTCGGTGACCTTTTGCATACCACTGTTGCAAAGTCGCTGAAGGAACTGGCAAACGGGCATCGTTGGTCGGTGGAAGACCTTCGAGAAAAGGCTGCGGACCTCGCAGAGCGCCAGTGGAATTTTTCTGAGAGGAAACTCTACCGCCAAGTTGCGCCAACGAGAGCAGGAGAGGAGTTTGGTGCTATCTTTGAGCATGAATATGGAATCCAGCTACCGCTTGATACTTTCAGCAGGATACTAACTACGATCAGAACCTGCTTGGACAATTTCGGTGACATTCGGGACACCCTGAGGATTCCGCAGATTCTAGCCACCGCTAACCGGGTTTGGATTGAGCCCCCGACATTTGGGCCAGGGGCTACAGCATTTGACTTCGAGACTACAAAGGTCACAGTTAAGGTAGATCTTGCTGTGCGAAACAGCGATGGCCGATTTGCGATCTATGACTGGAAGACTGGGAAGTCTGATGCACGAAGTTATTCGGGGCAAATGGAGTGCTACCTTCTTTGGCCACACCTGGCTTTGAGTATTGAGCTTAGGGACACCACAGCGTATGCCGTTAACTTGGAGACTCCGCAGGTTGAAGCTTTTACGTTGGACCCCGAAGCTAAGTGGAACCGGTTAGCAGTTATCAGGAGAAGCGTAGAAAACATTAGCGCACTCATGGTTGATCCTGATACAGGCGTGGCAGATATTCGGGATTTTAGCTATGCCCGGCATGTGAAGATTTGCGAGCGTTGCCCATTTCAGCGAATATGCAGGGAGTGGTGA
- a CDS encoding DUF3854 domain-containing protein: MTAAIVSKWVRVNRHNPCPVCGKPDWCLVSGDGKAAICARIESDKPAGNKGAGWLHKLDATMPLPPLPTFRPDPKQTPKAAPDVLDKTYNALLEELQLSAIHRASLQRRGLTDAQIDSLCYRTLPPTGRGKLIIRLETRSVRLAGVPGFYLEAGQCQLAGPVGILIPVRDIKKRIVGLQVRCDEVGGGKYKWLSSKGFNAGCSPGAPVHVAGLVSNDSEMWITEGPLKADIAALKLGHLVLAVPGVGNWRGVIPIVRQLRPKRIVIAFDEDKNRNTTVRLHLDTLAAFLIRFGLRTFEADWDTRFKGLDDLLTGD, from the coding sequence ATGACTGCCGCCATAGTTTCAAAATGGGTGAGGGTTAACCGGCACAACCCATGTCCGGTCTGCGGCAAGCCGGATTGGTGTCTCGTATCCGGGGATGGAAAAGCCGCGATATGTGCCAGGATTGAGAGCGACAAGCCAGCCGGAAACAAAGGCGCAGGTTGGCTTCACAAGCTGGACGCAACCATGCCATTGCCACCACTACCTACGTTTAGACCAGACCCTAAACAGACACCGAAAGCAGCGCCCGACGTGTTAGACAAGACGTATAACGCTTTGCTAGAAGAGTTACAACTATCAGCCATACACCGAGCTAGCTTGCAGCGCCGGGGTTTAACAGACGCACAGATTGACAGCCTATGCTATAGAACATTACCGCCCACCGGACGAGGCAAGTTGATCATAAGACTTGAAACTAGGAGTGTTAGACTGGCAGGAGTGCCCGGGTTTTACCTTGAAGCTGGACAATGTCAGTTGGCAGGGCCAGTCGGTATCCTGATACCTGTGCGAGATATAAAGAAGCGCATCGTCGGGCTTCAAGTACGTTGCGATGAGGTAGGCGGCGGCAAATATAAGTGGCTATCAAGCAAAGGGTTTAACGCCGGGTGTTCGCCAGGAGCGCCGGTTCATGTGGCAGGGCTAGTCTCCAATGATAGCGAAATGTGGATTACGGAAGGGCCACTCAAAGCTGACATCGCTGCTTTGAAGTTGGGCCATCTGGTATTGGCAGTACCAGGCGTAGGGAACTGGCGAGGCGTGATACCGATAGTCCGTCAACTGAGGCCGAAACGCATCGTTATCGCCTTCGATGAAGATAAAAACCGGAACACCACCGTACGTCTGCACTTGGACACGCTGGCCGCTTTCCTCATTAGGTTCGGTTTACGCACCTTTGAAGCGGACTGGGATACTAGGTTCAAAGGACTCGATGATCTGCTGACGGGGGACTAG
- a CDS encoding flavin reductase family protein, whose product MNKITMGPQTLIYPMPALLVGANVDGKPNFMAVAWSGIANGEPPMISVAIRHHRYTLGGIRQNMTFSVNVPSTDMVVETDYCGITSGSKAGKVEVCQFKVFYGKLGSAPLIEQCPVNLECKVVHILDLGSHSLVVGRIEETHVSENCLTDGKPDVSKIKPFAYTPSPDRQYQALGDVIARAFSVGEKLRAKGKRRE is encoded by the coding sequence ATGAACAAAATCACCATGGGGCCTCAGACGCTGATCTACCCTATGCCTGCGCTCCTAGTCGGGGCAAATGTCGATGGCAAACCAAATTTCATGGCAGTAGCCTGGTCAGGCATTGCCAATGGCGAGCCACCAATGATTTCTGTGGCCATCCGGCATCATCGCTATACCCTTGGAGGCATCAGACAGAACATGACTTTTTCCGTGAATGTACCCTCCACAGATATGGTAGTGGAAACGGATTACTGTGGTATTACCTCTGGTTCTAAAGCAGGCAAAGTGGAGGTCTGCCAGTTCAAAGTGTTCTACGGCAAATTAGGCAGTGCTCCGCTTATTGAACAATGCCCCGTCAATCTGGAGTGTAAGGTTGTCCACATCTTGGACTTGGGCAGCCATTCCCTTGTCGTTGGTAGAATTGAGGAAACCCATGTTTCAGAGAACTGCCTGACCGATGGCAAGCCAGACGTCAGCAAAATCAAGCCTTTTGCGTACACTCCATCCCCAGATCGTCAATACCAGGCGCTTGGAGATGTCATAGCCAGGGCATTCAGCGTTGGCGAGAAACTAAGAGCGAAAGGCAAACGCCGAGAATGA
- a CDS encoding helix-turn-helix domain-containing protein, which yields MSKKESERLTMTVVEAADALGISRATAYSLCREGKLPVIRISERRLVIPKAALQRMLAEAGKPNN from the coding sequence ATGTCTAAGAAGGAGAGCGAACGCCTGACAATGACGGTAGTCGAGGCGGCGGATGCTCTAGGGATTTCAAGGGCAACTGCATACAGTTTGTGTCGGGAGGGGAAGCTACCTGTTATTCGAATATCGGAGCGGCGGTTGGTAATTCCTAAAGCCGCCCTTCAGCGAATGCTGGCTGAAGCTGGCAAGCCTAACAATTAG
- a CDS encoding DUF499 domain-containing protein yields MLINDVVSLSDEAQKGDIFGIVRLYNVTIPTKPEASADRILSITYPSHALSQALKAITERLSGRRAHGTFIFAGGYGTGKSHCLLVLYHLFAAPNVAKAWQDRWSIKVQLPQAMPVVLQLMEGEEGNPEFLWEPVFKGLGKASMLGQIRDYPTITQFKEAIGKEPVVIIMDELESWYEAIADPVRKTRNLNFLQVLSEVSSDSDCKLIVLISLYGRSEGILGRLGREQVFIQDLGASEDKAEVIRFRLFQSIDKAKAKRVVEAYVKRYADIKGSLETVVEPIDAYRSQMLKYYPLHPELLEVLFQSFGASRNYQNTRGILYLLSSVLRDCAAERDLLLSSDINPENEEVQDDLFKLEPVLVERCLSDIKRTKDEKLARGILSTILLRSFVAGQPGANEGQIVLGNLTLQRDINQINLVLSKLRQGALNAWFVHPLNGRYVFRDEENLPISINARAERQLAEDSKAAQSKLAEVIKSFLKGMDVSIYPLDSEIPDTRQLRILVSTKFVESDDIRDKIFHGREWRNMVILVRPKTGGDLAQSEELLIRAQRILVCQAMETEVGADKKKALSEYQQQQEDELRNRVQRAYGEWMKASGKGAQVYFRPVACELSTEDIADKVRSAASTEVVDDAIITELAEAQGQGRRFDELKSMFMKQVGRPLLLDAETLPSRVRSLCVSGEIILELDKRLYDKSNPCHEVLDEMRLYLAQYGPSVPGGVAITAEKEPEKVVPGETTEYERTPEGGTAVKEDKKVAERETVPLASQEHTTPFKMVTELEGRLSSGDKVASVTISLRGKAMEEASKLEELLADFKGKKGVSQVELSVKLWMPRAMAKDELMKLLGKLPVPSEGIIKATLEVEKHESE; encoded by the coding sequence ATGTTAATCAACGATGTTGTTTCACTTTCTGATGAAGCCCAGAAAGGCGACATCTTCGGGATAGTAAGGTTATATAATGTGACTATCCCAACCAAGCCAGAAGCCTCAGCCGATCGCATCCTTTCCATAACCTACCCTTCCCATGCACTCTCCCAGGCGCTAAAAGCAATAACCGAGCGGCTCTCGGGTAGAAGAGCTCATGGCACTTTCATCTTTGCCGGTGGCTATGGCACCGGCAAGTCGCACTGTCTGCTTGTGCTATACCACCTGTTTGCGGCTCCTAATGTGGCCAAAGCCTGGCAGGACAGGTGGTCTATCAAAGTTCAATTACCACAGGCTATGCCAGTTGTGTTGCAGTTGATGGAGGGGGAAGAGGGGAATCCAGAGTTCTTATGGGAGCCCGTGTTCAAGGGGCTAGGGAAGGCCTCCATGCTTGGCCAGATTCGTGACTATCCGACCATCACCCAGTTCAAAGAAGCCATCGGCAAGGAACCAGTTGTCATTATCATGGATGAGCTCGAATCCTGGTATGAGGCCATCGCCGACCCTGTAAGGAAAACTCGCAACCTCAACTTCCTCCAGGTCCTTTCAGAGGTAAGCTCAGATAGCGACTGCAAGTTGATTGTCTTGATTTCGCTATACGGTAGGAGTGAAGGAATCTTGGGAAGGCTGGGCAGGGAGCAGGTCTTCATTCAAGACCTGGGAGCTTCGGAGGACAAGGCGGAGGTCATTCGGTTCAGGCTGTTCCAAAGCATCGACAAGGCCAAGGCCAAGAGAGTGGTGGAAGCCTATGTGAAGCGCTATGCAGACATCAAGGGTTCCCTGGAAACTGTTGTCGAGCCTATCGATGCTTATCGTTCCCAAATGCTCAAATACTACCCCCTTCACCCCGAGCTTTTGGAGGTTCTTTTCCAGAGCTTTGGTGCTTCCCGAAATTATCAGAATACCCGTGGCATCCTCTATCTCCTCTCTAGTGTCCTCCGTGACTGCGCTGCAGAGAGAGATCTGTTACTCTCCTCCGACATAAACCCAGAAAATGAAGAGGTTCAGGATGACCTCTTTAAGCTGGAGCCGGTGCTGGTGGAACGGTGTCTCAGCGACATCAAGCGGACCAAAGACGAAAAGCTGGCTAGGGGCATTCTGTCCACAATTCTTCTTCGTTCCTTTGTGGCGGGCCAGCCCGGTGCAAATGAGGGGCAAATAGTCCTGGGAAATCTTACTCTGCAGAGGGACATAAATCAGATAAACCTTGTGCTATCCAAGCTTAGGCAAGGTGCTCTGAATGCTTGGTTTGTCCATCCGCTGAATGGTCGTTATGTGTTTAGAGACGAGGAAAACCTCCCCATTAGTATCAATGCCCGGGCTGAAAGACAGCTTGCGGAAGACTCCAAGGCTGCTCAGAGCAAGCTGGCTGAGGTTATTAAGAGCTTCCTCAAGGGTATGGACGTCAGTATCTACCCACTTGATAGCGAAATTCCTGATACCCGCCAGCTTAGGATATTAGTGTCAACCAAGTTTGTGGAGAGCGATGACATCCGGGACAAGATCTTTCATGGCAGAGAATGGCGAAATATGGTTATCCTGGTTCGTCCCAAGACCGGGGGCGATCTTGCTCAAAGCGAAGAGCTGCTAATTAGGGCCCAGCGCATCCTGGTTTGCCAAGCTATGGAAACAGAGGTAGGGGCAGACAAGAAGAAAGCCCTGAGTGAATACCAGCAGCAACAAGAGGATGAACTGCGAAACCGGGTGCAGCGGGCTTATGGAGAGTGGATGAAGGCCAGTGGCAAAGGTGCCCAGGTATATTTCCGCCCGGTCGCCTGTGAGCTAAGCACCGAAGACATCGCCGACAAGGTCAGGAGCGCTGCTAGCACCGAGGTGGTGGACGATGCCATTATAACGGAGTTGGCCGAAGCCCAGGGGCAAGGTAGAAGGTTTGATGAGCTGAAAAGTATGTTCATGAAGCAAGTGGGGAGGCCTCTTTTGCTGGATGCTGAAACCTTGCCCTCCCGAGTACGCAGCCTCTGCGTCAGCGGTGAGATCATATTGGAGTTGGACAAGCGCCTCTATGATAAGAGCAACCCGTGCCACGAAGTCCTGGACGAGATGCGGCTTTATCTGGCGCAGTATGGGCCATCGGTTCCCGGAGGGGTGGCCATTACCGCCGAGAAAGAGCCGGAGAAGGTAGTGCCTGGGGAAACTACAGAGTATGAGCGGACGCCCGAAGGCGGCACGGCGGTGAAAGAGGACAAAAAGGTCGCCGAAAGGGAGACTGTGCCCCTTGCTAGCCAGGAACATACTACTCCCTTCAAGATGGTCACTGAGTTAGAGGGACGTCTCTCCTCGGGTGACAAAGTTGCTTCTGTCACCATATCTCTCAGAGGTAAGGCGATGGAAGAGGCGAGCAAGTTAGAAGAATTGCTGGCGGACTTCAAGGGCAAGAAAGGCGTCAGCCAGGTTGAGCTGTCTGTAAAGCTATGGATGCCTCGGGCTATGGCGAAGGACGAGCTGATGAAGCTCCTGGGCAAGCTGCCCGTTCCCTCAGAGGGCATCATCAAGGCCACCCTGGAGGTGGAGAAGCATGAATCTGAATAG
- a CDS encoding DUF1156 domain-containing protein — protein sequence MRYIERDLPIEALNEVATAETGLGMRRPIYMIHKWWARRLGSVFRMLILAAFAEWDDSLSPEENQRRLWSRFYSKNELKNKEGKLPIILDPFMGGGTTVVESLRLGCKVVGIDLNPVAWFVTKKEIDPVEFDALDAAFKHLERTIAPRLKRYYRTTCPQGHEADIMYAFWVKKVPCLACGEEVKLFPSFRIAIKSSKHIVFCPHCYHIKSNVDSLDSPVECSECGMEYVPEEGYAGGGKYTCPACGQKENILKAIQRREGPPEAEMFALEYYCPACRRGYKGVTGSDKALYEEARAEFQRLKDGLLFPRAKIPNEGRSDPRPINYGYKYFHQMFNERQLLCLSLLLKEILRIEDQNVRELGLLALSEFTDFSNMFCRYRADSYQIMPLFSRHAYWPTNMPVESNIWGTRGGGNSFAGTWQKVRAAKTYSVSPYEITIRGGKAARLKLGESGTVDRVLPLSQVSQFRLAGDKRQVALGADTSEDMAFLADNSMDAVITDPPYCDNVMYSELADFFYVWLKLGLKEQYPWFETEVSPRAREIVKNTARHNTSKKPGQAEKDAEDFFFGGLTRVFKESHRVLKDDGPFVFTFHHKEPWAWKSVLRSIVEAGFYVSAVYPVHAEMKTSTHLLKTGGIAYDIPFVCRKRLEEPRRVAWESLKDEIHAKVEETVGAIRRSGRRISDADLFVIAMGRCLEVYSRHWPNVMRGGQPVDVDTAVDEIEGMVDFLIKSYELKLLPAGLDETTQLYLLYIAGERGLTWDDLRKRFTTGGGFSLEEFNRRQYLEERKGRTIAPMTPSKRLEFIEKEIERGHPLPLIDIAHYLYAVLESGLDIRPELERWRRDGLVQVLDLLYKKTGVKVYDRLREHAEALGAGKRRLM from the coding sequence ATGCGCTACATAGAGCGTGACCTGCCCATAGAAGCCTTAAACGAGGTCGCCACTGCTGAAACAGGCTTAGGTATGAGGCGCCCTATATATATGATTCACAAGTGGTGGGCCAGGCGCCTGGGCAGTGTCTTCCGCATGCTTATCCTGGCTGCCTTCGCCGAGTGGGACGACTCTCTTTCCCCGGAGGAGAACCAGCGCCGCCTGTGGAGCCGCTTCTACTCCAAGAACGAGCTTAAGAACAAAGAGGGCAAGCTACCCATCATCCTGGACCCCTTTATGGGCGGAGGCACCACGGTGGTGGAGTCCCTGCGCCTGGGGTGCAAGGTGGTCGGCATCGATCTCAATCCGGTGGCCTGGTTCGTCACCAAGAAGGAGATAGACCCGGTAGAGTTTGATGCCCTGGACGCTGCCTTCAAGCACCTGGAGAGAACTATCGCCCCCCGGCTCAAGCGCTACTACCGCACTACTTGTCCTCAAGGCCATGAGGCTGACATCATGTATGCCTTCTGGGTGAAGAAGGTGCCCTGTCTGGCTTGTGGCGAAGAGGTAAAGCTCTTTCCTTCCTTCCGCATCGCCATCAAGAGTAGCAAGCATATCGTCTTTTGCCCCCATTGTTATCACATCAAGAGCAATGTTGATTCCCTGGACAGCCCTGTGGAATGTTCCGAGTGTGGTATGGAATACGTGCCGGAAGAGGGATACGCCGGGGGTGGGAAATACACCTGCCCCGCCTGCGGGCAGAAGGAGAACATTCTCAAGGCTATCCAGAGGCGGGAGGGCCCGCCCGAGGCCGAGATGTTCGCCCTGGAGTATTACTGCCCCGCATGCCGCCGAGGTTATAAAGGGGTCACGGGCAGCGATAAGGCTTTATACGAAGAGGCCAGAGCAGAGTTTCAGCGGCTGAAGGACGGGCTGCTCTTCCCGCGCGCCAAGATTCCCAATGAAGGGCGCAGCGATCCCCGGCCTATCAACTACGGCTACAAATACTTCCACCAAATGTTCAACGAGCGGCAGCTCCTGTGTCTCTCCCTGCTGCTGAAGGAGATTCTAAGAATAGAGGATCAGAATGTAAGGGAACTTGGGTTGCTGGCGCTATCAGAGTTCACAGATTTCAGCAACATGTTCTGTCGGTATAGGGCGGATAGTTACCAAATCATGCCATTATTTTCTCGCCATGCTTACTGGCCGACGAACATGCCCGTTGAGAGCAATATATGGGGCACAAGGGGTGGGGGAAATTCATTTGCAGGCACTTGGCAGAAAGTTAGAGCAGCCAAGACTTACAGTGTTTCACCGTATGAGATTACTATCAGGGGCGGGAAAGCAGCCCGCCTGAAATTGGGAGAAAGTGGCACAGTTGACCGGGTGTTACCCCTGAGCCAAGTTAGCCAATTTCGGCTCGCAGGCGATAAACGTCAAGTGGCACTCGGGGCTGATACTTCTGAAGACATGGCTTTCCTGGCTGACAATTCGATGGACGCCGTCATCACAGACCCGCCCTATTGTGACAATGTGATGTACTCGGAGCTGGCTGACTTCTTCTATGTTTGGCTCAAGCTGGGGCTTAAGGAGCAGTATCCCTGGTTTGAAACGGAGGTATCACCGAGGGCTAGGGAGATCGTAAAGAACACTGCCCGTCATAACACCAGCAAGAAGCCCGGGCAGGCAGAGAAGGATGCGGAGGACTTCTTCTTCGGGGGACTCACTCGGGTGTTCAAGGAATCTCACCGGGTGCTGAAGGATGATGGGCCATTTGTCTTCACCTTCCACCATAAGGAACCTTGGGCCTGGAAATCTGTCCTACGGAGCATCGTGGAGGCAGGCTTCTATGTCTCGGCTGTCTACCCTGTTCATGCCGAGATGAAGACCTCCACGCATCTCTTGAAAACTGGTGGCATCGCGTATGACATTCCCTTCGTATGCCGCAAGCGCTTGGAGGAGCCAAGGCGGGTTGCCTGGGAAAGTCTCAAGGACGAGATTCATGCCAAAGTTGAGGAGACAGTGGGAGCCATCCGCCGCTCAGGGCGGCGCATCAGCGACGCGGACCTCTTCGTCATTGCCATGGGGCGCTGCCTGGAGGTCTATTCGAGGCACTGGCCCAATGTCATGCGGGGTGGCCAGCCCGTGGACGTGGATACCGCCGTGGACGAGATTGAGGGGATGGTAGACTTCCTCATCAAGTCCTACGAACTGAAGCTACTGCCCGCTGGCCTGGATGAAACCACCCAACTCTACCTTCTTTACATTGCCGGGGAGAGGGGGTTGACTTGGGACGACTTGCGCAAGCGATTCACTACCGGGGGAGGCTTCAGTCTGGAGGAGTTCAACCGCCGCCAGTATCTTGAGGAGCGCAAAGGGCGGACCATAGCGCCCATGACTCCCTCAAAACGCCTGGAGTTCATAGAGAAAGAGATAGAGCGGGGACACCCTCTTCCTCTCATAGATATTGCCCACTACCTGTATGCTGTCCTGGAGAGCGGGCTGGACATCCGACCTGAGCTGGAGCGGTGGCGGCGAGATGGCCTAGTGCAGGTGCTGGACCTACTTTACAAGAAGACCGGGGTGAAGGTCTATGACCGCCTGCGGGAGCATGCCGAGGCGCTGGGAGCTGGGAAGCGGAGGCTAATGTAG
- a CDS encoding site-specific integrase, translated as MTASGDRPQSSTNLVAVTPRLPRLNKSAQRQAIVRAQVAESGYVPHLGLAEVTAIAEAAGSSGRHQDRDRLLVQTLFDACLRISEALRVRPRDIKQDPTGWHLEIFGKGKKPGIAAISSSLAAQLQAYAYRHGLNIEEQFFPITRTRAFQIVDAAMAKAGVTKPDHVGAVHILRHSGAIERLRVTGNPKAVQDQLRHTTARMTLRYFKTLQAEESLRVQQGVDFGW; from the coding sequence ATGACAGCCAGTGGCGATAGACCACAGTCGTCAACAAACCTGGTGGCGGTGACCCCAAGGCTTCCAAGGCTAAACAAAAGTGCTCAGAGGCAAGCAATTGTCAGGGCACAGGTGGCTGAGAGTGGTTATGTACCGCACCTGGGGTTGGCTGAGGTGACGGCCATAGCTGAGGCCGCCGGCAGTTCTGGCAGACACCAGGATCGTGACAGGCTGTTGGTACAGACACTCTTTGACGCTTGTCTGCGGATCAGCGAGGCATTAAGGGTCAGGCCGAGGGATATAAAGCAGGATCCTACCGGCTGGCACCTGGAGATCTTCGGTAAGGGTAAGAAACCCGGGATAGCAGCCATATCATCTAGCCTTGCAGCGCAACTGCAAGCCTATGCCTACCGCCACGGCCTCAATATCGAAGAGCAGTTCTTTCCCATAACCCGAACCAGGGCCTTTCAGATTGTTGACGCAGCCATGGCTAAAGCCGGAGTCACTAAGCCCGACCATGTGGGGGCCGTGCATATCCTGAGGCATAGCGGGGCTATAGAAAGACTGAGGGTGACTGGCAATCCGAAGGCTGTCCAGGACCAGCTCCGGCACACAACAGCCAGGATGACACTAAGGTATTTCAAGACCCTGCAAGCTGAGGAATCTCTGCGGGTACAACAAGGGGTGGACTTTGGGTGGTAG